One part of the Enterococcus sp. DIV1094 genome encodes these proteins:
- the pcrA gene encoding DNA helicase PcrA yields the protein MSSKANLLKGMNPRQQEAVLHTDGPLLLMAGAGSGKTRVLTHRIAYLIEEKEVNPWNILAITFTNKAAKEMKERVNAILETGGEDVWVSTFHSMCVRILRRDVDYIGYNRNFTIIDSSEQLSLMKRILKELNIDPKKYDPRSLLGTISQAKNSLLSPEAFAKMQGSYYEEIAAKCYAAYQKELQYNQCMDFDDLIMNTIRLFDEHPDSLTYYQNKFHYIHVDEYQDTNHAQYTLVNQLAGRFRNLCVVGDADQSIYGWRGADMQNILDFEKDYPDAAVILLEQNYRSTKTILNAANQVIENNRNRKPKNLWTENQDGNKITYYRADNERDETRFIVERMQEEIRSNNRNYGDFAILYRTNAQSRVMEETLLKANIPYKMVGGHKFYDRKEIKDVLAYLNVIANPQDSLSFERIVNSPKRGIGPGSVEKLRSFATMHEWPLLEAARNVELANIGGKAGTQLGSFGEMMHQLTEMIPYLTVTELTKEVLERSGYLDDLKIQNTLESQARIENLEEFLTVTQEFDRQFEKEGLEDADSPEDKLVVFLNDLALVSDIDSLEEETKQVTLMTLHAAKGLEFPVVFLIGLEEGVFPLSRALMEESELEEERRLAYVGITRAEEALFVTNAFSRTLYGRTQYNRPSRFLEEIDQELLDIHGMRPTPSASQPSPFRGKQTGTTYQQPTKTGVSAKVATGGETGGWKPGDKVKHKKWGPGTVVRVTGDAKDLELDIAFPSQGVKRVLAAFAPIEKV from the coding sequence ATGTCATCCAAAGCAAACTTACTAAAGGGGATGAATCCTCGTCAACAAGAAGCAGTCCTACATACGGATGGACCGTTATTATTAATGGCTGGTGCAGGTAGTGGGAAAACACGCGTACTTACGCACCGAATTGCTTATTTGATTGAAGAAAAAGAAGTGAATCCATGGAATATCTTGGCGATCACCTTTACCAATAAAGCAGCAAAGGAAATGAAGGAACGGGTCAATGCCATTTTAGAAACTGGTGGAGAAGATGTTTGGGTCTCGACCTTTCACTCCATGTGCGTCCGCATTTTAAGAAGAGATGTCGATTACATCGGGTATAATCGCAACTTTACGATCATTGATTCTTCCGAACAGTTATCGTTGATGAAACGGATTTTGAAAGAATTGAATATCGATCCTAAAAAATACGATCCGAGAAGTCTTTTAGGCACGATCTCGCAAGCGAAAAACAGCTTGTTGTCGCCGGAAGCTTTTGCAAAGATGCAGGGCAGTTATTATGAAGAAATTGCCGCGAAATGCTATGCGGCATACCAAAAAGAACTCCAATACAACCAATGCATGGATTTCGATGATTTGATCATGAACACGATCCGTTTATTTGATGAGCATCCAGACTCATTGACGTATTATCAAAATAAATTTCATTATATCCATGTGGATGAATATCAAGATACGAACCATGCGCAATACACGTTGGTCAATCAATTAGCTGGCCGTTTTAGAAATCTTTGCGTAGTGGGGGATGCCGATCAAAGTATTTATGGTTGGCGTGGCGCGGATATGCAAAATATCTTGGATTTTGAAAAAGACTATCCAGATGCGGCAGTGATCTTGCTGGAACAAAATTATCGTTCAACGAAAACGATCTTGAATGCAGCGAATCAAGTTATTGAAAACAATCGCAATCGTAAACCGAAAAACCTTTGGACAGAAAACCAAGATGGCAATAAAATCACTTACTATCGAGCAGATAATGAGCGAGATGAAACACGTTTCATTGTCGAAAGAATGCAAGAAGAGATCCGATCGAACAATCGGAATTATGGCGATTTTGCGATTCTTTATCGGACGAATGCGCAATCACGTGTGATGGAGGAAACGTTACTGAAAGCCAACATCCCATACAAAATGGTTGGCGGTCACAAATTCTATGATCGTAAAGAAATCAAAGATGTTTTGGCGTATTTAAATGTGATAGCAAACCCGCAAGATTCATTAAGCTTTGAGCGGATCGTTAATTCACCAAAACGGGGGATTGGACCAGGTTCAGTGGAAAAACTCCGTAGCTTCGCAACGATGCACGAGTGGCCTTTGTTAGAAGCAGCTCGAAATGTTGAATTAGCGAATATCGGTGGAAAAGCAGGGACACAATTAGGTTCTTTTGGTGAAATGATGCATCAGTTGACTGAAATGATTCCTTATCTGACAGTGACAGAGTTAACAAAAGAAGTCTTGGAACGTAGTGGCTATTTAGATGATCTAAAAATCCAAAATACATTAGAATCACAAGCACGTATCGAAAACTTGGAAGAGTTTTTGACGGTGACACAAGAATTTGATAGGCAGTTTGAAAAAGAAGGGTTAGAAGATGCCGACTCACCAGAAGATAAGTTGGTCGTCTTTTTAAATGACCTCGCACTTGTTTCAGATATCGATAGTTTAGAAGAAGAAACAAAACAAGTCACGTTGATGACTTTACATGCGGCTAAAGGACTAGAGTTTCCAGTGGTATTTTTGATTGGATTGGAAGAAGGCGTCTTCCCACTTTCCCGAGCATTGATGGAAGAAAGTGAATTGGAAGAGGAGCGCCGCTTAGCTTATGTAGGAATTACCAGAGCGGAAGAAGCATTGTTTGTGACCAATGCATTTTCACGTACGCTATATGGTCGTACACAATACAATCGCCCTTCACGATTTTTAGAGGAAATCGATCAAGAATTGTTGGATATCCATGGGATGCGTCCGACACCAAGTGCTTCACAGCCTTCACCTTTTCGCGGGAAACAAACTGGAACGACGTATCAGCAACCGACAAAGACCGGTGTTTCAGCTAAGGTGGCTACCGGTGGTGAAACAGGTGGTTGGAAGCCTGGAGATAAAGTCAAACATAAAAAATGGGGACCTGGAACAGTGGTCAGAGTTACTGGCGACGCAAAAGACCTTGAGCTTGATATTGCTTTTCCAAGTCAAGGGGTCAAACGTGTATTAGCCGCTTTTGCACCAATCGAAAAAGTTTAG
- the ligA gene encoding NAD-dependent DNA ligase LigA has translation MEHEMTIDEATKRVEELRVQLDRWSREYYVLDQPTVEDYVYDKTYAELVAIEEQYPDLITADSPTQRVGGKILSAFEKVTHDIPLYSLNDVFNKEELLAFDQRVQKAIGHPVDYCCELKIDGLSVSLRYENGEFVRGATRGDGSVGENITENLKTVRSVPIQLKEPMSIEVRGECFMPKRSFVKLNQKNEEEGKPVFANPRNAAAGSLRQLDSKITAKRNLDTFLYTVADFGPMQATTQYEALEELDKIGFHTNHEKRLCQSIDEVWAFIEEYHEKRKDLPYEIDGIVIKVNDFSLQDQLGFTVKAPRWATAYKFPPEEVETVIEEIEWTVGRTGVVTPTAIMTPVRVAGTTVSRASLHNGDYIQMKDIRLNDTVQIYKAGDIIPEVAQVILDKRPADSEPYPMPEHCPVCHSELVHLDEEVALRCINPKCPAQMKEGLNHFVSRNAMNIDGLGPRVLEQMYDKKLVADVADLYKLTEEELLTLDKIKEKSANNILTAIDNSKDNSVERLIFGLGIRHVGAKAAKILAEHFGDLETLSRSDFESIIQLDTIGDIIADSVVTYFDNEEVHELMEELKQAGVNLEYKGIRSTQLEEVESPFKDKTIVLTGKLTRFTREEAKETIENLGGKVTGSVSKKTDIVVAGEDAGSKLTKAQELGIDIWTEDQMAEALAESHPVGEED, from the coding sequence ATGGAACACGAAATGACGATCGATGAAGCGACAAAAAGAGTAGAAGAACTTAGAGTGCAGTTAGATCGTTGGTCTCGTGAGTATTATGTGTTGGACCAACCAACAGTGGAAGACTATGTCTATGATAAGACCTATGCTGAGTTAGTGGCGATCGAAGAGCAATATCCAGATTTGATCACCGCAGATTCACCGACACAACGAGTAGGTGGGAAGATTCTTTCCGCATTTGAAAAAGTCACACACGATATTCCATTATATAGTTTAAATGATGTTTTTAATAAGGAAGAATTGTTAGCTTTTGACCAACGTGTTCAAAAAGCAATCGGTCATCCAGTCGATTATTGTTGTGAATTGAAAATCGACGGTCTCTCAGTGTCGTTGCGTTATGAGAATGGGGAGTTTGTTCGTGGTGCCACTCGTGGGGATGGTTCTGTTGGTGAGAATATCACGGAAAACTTGAAAACGGTGCGTTCTGTCCCGATCCAATTAAAAGAACCTATGAGTATTGAAGTGCGTGGCGAATGCTTTATGCCAAAACGTTCATTTGTTAAATTGAATCAAAAAAATGAAGAAGAAGGCAAGCCAGTCTTTGCGAATCCTCGGAATGCTGCCGCAGGTTCATTGCGTCAATTAGATTCCAAGATCACAGCGAAAAGAAATCTCGATACGTTCTTATATACCGTCGCAGATTTCGGACCGATGCAAGCTACTACGCAATACGAAGCCTTAGAAGAATTAGATAAGATCGGGTTCCATACGAATCATGAAAAACGTCTTTGTCAGTCGATCGACGAAGTTTGGGCATTCATTGAAGAGTACCACGAAAAAAGAAAAGACTTACCTTATGAGATCGACGGCATCGTGATAAAAGTCAATGATTTTTCATTACAAGACCAACTAGGCTTCACAGTCAAAGCACCTCGTTGGGCGACTGCCTATAAGTTTCCGCCTGAAGAAGTGGAAACAGTGATTGAAGAAATCGAATGGACAGTGGGACGGACTGGTGTGGTGACACCAACAGCGATCATGACACCGGTTCGTGTGGCTGGAACGACAGTGAGTCGCGCGAGTCTGCATAATGGTGACTATATCCAAATGAAGGATATTCGTTTGAATGATACTGTTCAAATCTATAAGGCAGGAGATATCATTCCAGAAGTCGCACAAGTTATTTTAGATAAACGACCGGCTGACAGTGAGCCTTACCCAATGCCCGAGCATTGCCCCGTTTGTCACAGTGAGTTAGTCCATTTAGATGAAGAAGTTGCCTTGCGTTGCATCAATCCAAAATGTCCAGCGCAAATGAAAGAAGGCTTGAACCATTTTGTTTCGCGCAATGCGATGAACATCGATGGCTTAGGGCCGAGAGTCTTGGAACAGATGTACGACAAGAAATTGGTGGCGGACGTTGCAGATCTTTACAAACTAACTGAAGAAGAACTATTAACGCTAGACAAGATCAAAGAAAAATCTGCTAACAATATTTTGACTGCGATCGACAACAGTAAAGATAACTCGGTGGAACGGTTGATTTTTGGTTTAGGTATCCGTCACGTTGGGGCGAAAGCAGCGAAGATCTTAGCGGAGCATTTTGGCGATTTAGAAACTTTGAGTCGTAGTGATTTTGAATCGATCATCCAGCTAGATACGATCGGTGACATTATTGCGGACAGTGTCGTGACATATTTTGACAACGAAGAAGTCCACGAATTGATGGAAGAGCTGAAACAAGCAGGTGTCAATCTTGAATACAAAGGGATTCGTTCGACACAGTTGGAAGAAGTTGAATCACCGTTCAAAGATAAGACGATCGTGTTAACGGGTAAATTGACGCGCTTCACGAGAGAAGAGGCGAAAGAAACGATCGAGAACTTAGGTGGCAAAGTCACTGGCAGTGTTTCGAAAAAAACAGATATTGTTGTTGCCGGCGAAGATGCAGGTAGTAAATTGACGAAAGCCCAAGAGTTAGGAATCGATATCTGGACGGAAGATCAAATGGCTGAAGCCTTGGCAGAGAGTCATCCTGTCGGTGAAGAAGATTAA